In Pirellulales bacterium, the sequence TTGGGGAAAGGGGGACAGTCCCCTTTTGTTCCCGACCGTCGCGGCGATGGCGCCCGCTCCACAAAAGGGGACAGTCCCAGGCGGTTTTCGGATAGGCTCTCCAGATCAGGCTTTCCACACGCTTCAGTCTAACCGCGGATAGCCGCGAGAGATATTCCCTCGTCTAGGAATCTACGCCCGCGCTCGCCGCAACGAGTAGGCCCGAACGTGCGGGCCGCGGAACGGCACCCGCCGCGGCGGGTTCCCTACAGCGGCGGCGACTGATATATTCTCGAATTGATTGTATTCTTCATTTACTACTCGCCCAAAGGACGGAACCGCAAATGTCCATTGAACCTCTCATGCAAGCCCCCGTATTGGAAACCTCGATCCCCGGCTGGCCCGTTCGGCGCGGCAAAGTGCGCGACGTGTACGATCTCGGCGAGCGGCTGCTGCTGGTCGCCACCGATCGAATCAGCGCCTTCGACTGGGTGCTGCCCAATGGGATTCCCGACAAAGGGCGCGTGCTCACGCAGACGAGCCTGTTCTGGCTCGAATTGCTCGACGAGCAGAACCATCTGATTTCGGGCGACGCCGGCCGCTTCGGTTTGCCGAGCGGGGTCGATCCCGAGCCGTTTTCCGGGCGGAGCATGCTCGTGCGCAAGACGCAGGTGGTGCCGATCGAATGCGTGGTCCGTGGCTATCTCTCCGGTTCCGGTTGGAAGGAGTATCGGCAAACCGGCGAAGTTTGCGGCGTGCGGCTGCCGGCCGGTTTGGTTGAAAGCGATCGGCTGCAGGAGCCGATCTTCACCCCGGCCACCAAAGAAGAGAGCGGGCACGACATCAACATTTCCTTGGCGCGAATGGCGGAACTGATCGGTAGCGAGGTGGCTGACGAGCTTCGCCGCCGCAGTTTGGCGATCTATAGCCGCGGCGCGGAATTCGCTCGCGGCCGCGGGATCATTATCGCCGACACGAAGTTCGAATGGGGCTGGCTCGACGGCAAGCTGATTCTGATCGACGAAGTGCTCACGCCCGACAGCTCCCGATTCTGGCCGGCCGATTCCTATGCGCCCGGCCGAGGCCAGCCGTCGTTCGACAAGCAATTCGTCCGCGATTGGCTGGAAACTACCACCTGGGACAAGAACAGCCCGCCGCCCGCGCTCCCGGACGATGTCGTGCTCCGGACGCGCGAGAAGTACGTCGAGGCGTACGAGCGTCTGACCGGGCGAGTGTTTGCCTGGCGGTAAGCAAGTACGAAGTACGGAGTACAAAGTACGAAGGACTGACAACGAAGGACTAAGCACTTTCTCTTTCGCACTTTTCACTTCGGAACGCCGCGGAGGGCGTTCCATACCGCTCACCAAATCTCTTTCGTACTTCGTAGTTGGTACTTTGTACTTCGCGGCGGCGCTCGGCAATCTCTGCGCACTCTGCGCCTCCTGCCGCGCCTCATAATCGGGAACGGTGGCAAAATCGAAAAAAAACTCCCCTTCGGCATAATCCGCAACCGACACCTATAGTCAGGCAAGATATTGACCCGCGACCCGTTGGCTCTTGCTCAAGGGATTTCTTTGGAGACGGTGACTTCACAGGAGGGAACCATGCGACGTTTGTTCTTGGGATTGGCGATCGCCGGATTCGCCGCGCTGACGCCGAGCTGGCTGCTAGCGGGCGATCAAGAAGTGGCTCAGCAGATCGCCGCCAACCTGAAAAATAGCGGCAAAATGCACGGCTACAGCGTTGGAGTGAAGGTGCAGGAAGGCACGGTCTGGCTCAACGGCACGGTGAAAAGCCAGGAGCAGTTGGCCACGGCTTTGGACATCGTTCAGGACACGCCAGGGATCGAGAAGATCGTCAACGGGCTGTCCGTAACTGGCGGCGCCGGACAAACGGCCGTGCGACAGGCGGCCGACTCGTCGAGCGGAGCATCCGCTCAGTTGGCGATCGGCAGCCAGGCGGACTACAACAAGCCGGATTATGAGGCCACGCCGTCCAAATCGGTGCTGGCGGCGACCCGTACGGCAGCCGTTCCGGCATCGTATAGTTCCGCTCCGTCGGCGAACTCGGGCGTGCCGCTCCCGCTCTCGGCTGCTCCGCGCCTTGCCGCGCAGCCGCGCATGATGCAGCAGGCGCCGGTCGAGATGGCCTCGTCCATGCAGAACGGCGCGCCGATTCCGGCCTATGTGCCGGCGGCGGGCGGCGGGATCGCCCCAGCCCATTTCGATCATCCGACGATGCCGGGCTACGCCTGGCCGAGCTATGCCTCGTATCCCAATTACGCGGCGTTGACCTATCCTCGCCAGTATTCGCCGACCGCTTGGCCGTTCATCGGTCCTTTCTACCCCTATCCGCAGGTGCCGCTCGGCTGGCGGAAGGTCACGCTGGAATGGCACAACGGCTGGTGGATGCTCGACTTCAACGACGGCTGCAAATAGGGGCCTGAGGTCGGGGGCCGGAGGACAGCGTTCGCAGTGCGAAAGTTGAATAAACGACGATCGCACGCCGTTGAAGGAAGTCATCCCAAGATCGCGAGTTCATTCGCCCCCTGCCGGGTGCTCAGCCGGCAGGGGTTTTTGCATTATCTAGTTGCCGCTTGCCTATCTTGCCCCGGCCTCCGGCCTCCGGCCCCTGGCCTCCGATTTTCCCGCACGACCGGAAAAATCCGCAAGTTCGGCCCAGCTTCACACGATAACAAGGTCTGGCCACGGGCTAGTTCCGTTGGACAGCAGGCGGCGAAGGCCACGAGTGGTCACCAACCGCGGGCCAATCGTCAGTCGACCGAAATTTCATGTCGAGGAGTTCGTGCATGTCAACCAAATCGCTCTGGGCGGCTGGCGCTCTGTTGGCCCTCTCGACGCTCACCAACACGGGCTGCTTCTGGATCACCAAGGAAGGCCCGAATCTTGGCGCCTTCTCGATCCCGATCCCGGTCAGTCCTTATTTCCAAGATAAGGAAGAGCAACGATTCTGGGTCCACGAGCGGTATGGCAAGGCGCCCGTGCTCGGACCGATTACTCCCGGCGGCCCGGTGACGGCGATCGATACGCCGAGCGACGACGAAGTGATGGTCGCGTTGGAAAAGGTCCGCCCGGTCCGCGGCGGCGTTCCGCTGTTGTGGGAGCGGCAGCGCAACAATGTGCGGATCGTCAAAGACAAGATCGCCGACTACATCGATCCGCCGCGCGTCTATCCGCTGATCGGCCCGGCGCAGCTCCACCACGCCCACTACAAATGCACGGTCTACTTCAGCGAAACGACCCGCATGGGCTGGCCGTTGCCCTACACGACCACAACCGAAGACGCCCAAGAAGTGGTCTACATCGACCACAACCATTTCCACATGGTCGGCAACGTCAACACCGGGGCGAGCGCCAACTTTTGACGATCGTCGTCGGATCGCACGAATCTCAAAGCCCTCGGCACACGCCGCGGGCTTTTTTTATTTCGCGACTGACCGAGAGCCATGACACGAACGCGCCGGCGATTGCCGCCAGCATGAGTGCCGACGGCTCGGGAACCGCGGATCCGGCGGCGGCCGATTCTGAACCATTTGCCATAGCTGCCCCGGAATGAGCGTTTCGGTCGAAAAGTTCATCCGCCAACTCAGTGGGACTAATCACCGGGCCGGATCCAAACGGTTCGCTCGGCAGCAACGAGCTGGCCAGGGTCAGGCTGGTCGATTCGGCGGAATGAGCAGCGGCCGTCTCGTCGAGCGGATTGCCGGATGCACTCGACGCGGCGATCGTCACGCGGGCGCTCGAAGTGGAAGTGCCGCCGATGATGAGCGCATTTTGGACAATGTGATTGGCCGTCAGATCGCTTCCCGCGTTGGCGACGACGTTGCCGCTGCCGTCGATTCCGCCAGCCTGTTGATGCATGCCGGAAACGAGTAGTCCCCCCGCCACGGCGGTGCTGCTATTGGTGATGTCGACTCGATCCGCTGCCGCGATCGAACTGGAAAGCGCCGAAACCGAACCGGCGAGTTCCAACGTCGCTCCGGAGCTGATCGTGGCCTTCACGCCGCTGGCGATGGTCGCCGCGCCGGAAGTCACGTTGAATCGAAGCCTGCCGCCCGTAACTTGAATCGTGCTGCCGGAATTAAGCGTCGGCGCGCCGTCGATCTCCAGCGTGCTGCTCGTCGTCTTGATAAGATTGCCGGAGTTCACCACCGCTCCGGCGAACGTGCTATCGAGATTGCTGCCGTAGACGAGATTGCCGCTGGGGCCGATAGCAATCGTGCCGCTGCCGAAAAGCTGACTCTGGTTGCCGAAGAGCAGGCTTTTTCCTGTGGCCATCGTCAGAATCCGCCCCGCGCCGACGTTGACGGTGGCCGTATTGCCGGCGCTGGAAACCGCGGCAGAGTAATTGACGTTGATCGTGGTACTGCTGGCGGTCACGTCGAGCGTGCTGGGGCCGCTTGTGGCATCCTGTGTGACATCGAACATGTCGGCGGCAATGGTGCCGACCCTGAGCGTGCCGCCGGTGAAAACGAGCACACCGTTGCCCGGACCATTAGCGATCGTCGCGGCGCCGGCATCGAGCGTCCCCCCTTTGAGATTGAAAATTCCGGAGGCACTAGCGGCATTGGTGAGATTCAGTCTCCCGCCGCTGCGGACGTGAAGCGTGCCGCCGGTCTGATTCACCGTTCCCATCGCTCCGGCGCC encodes:
- a CDS encoding BON domain-containing protein, with the translated sequence MRRLFLGLAIAGFAALTPSWLLAGDQEVAQQIAANLKNSGKMHGYSVGVKVQEGTVWLNGTVKSQEQLATALDIVQDTPGIEKIVNGLSVTGGAGQTAVRQAADSSSGASAQLAIGSQADYNKPDYEATPSKSVLAATRTAAVPASYSSAPSANSGVPLPLSAAPRLAAQPRMMQQAPVEMASSMQNGAPIPAYVPAAGGGIAPAHFDHPTMPGYAWPSYASYPNYAALTYPRQYSPTAWPFIGPFYPYPQVPLGWRKVTLEWHNGWWMLDFNDGCK
- a CDS encoding phosphoribosylaminoimidazolesuccinocarboxamide synthase; translated protein: MSIEPLMQAPVLETSIPGWPVRRGKVRDVYDLGERLLLVATDRISAFDWVLPNGIPDKGRVLTQTSLFWLELLDEQNHLISGDAGRFGLPSGVDPEPFSGRSMLVRKTQVVPIECVVRGYLSGSGWKEYRQTGEVCGVRLPAGLVESDRLQEPIFTPATKEESGHDINISLARMAELIGSEVADELRRRSLAIYSRGAEFARGRGIIIADTKFEWGWLDGKLILIDEVLTPDSSRFWPADSYAPGRGQPSFDKQFVRDWLETTTWDKNSPPPALPDDVVLRTREKYVEAYERLTGRVFAWR